One Janthinobacterium sp. TB1-E2 genomic region harbors:
- a CDS encoding class I SAM-dependent methyltransferase: MYSQSQIDPVVSFRNTQGEAVRGTIFNLQRNSLVMEIYNPYSIVQVSEVLNDVTVRMGAKNAYVGKAVVISSVNTGLTAIVSVTLIDEWRELSDVVVVKGAVLKESSAFVAGWGERFRIRRDYQIVVNEMRAFLSEVARWVEQVDLSDSLPKENGRLRPDIFDELALPLMEQTQLYLRQLEVEASLVEEERAPAHRAFAQAALHPLILRAPFVFRTFTKPLGYAGDYQMVNQLLDDPRQGPSTYFQIVNAAFLQAAVATAHRNRIDILTEFLSQKAAAARAAGRVYKVLNVGCGPAIEVQRFLETCPDAQWLAFELVDFSSETLDWTRARLTTIMQRTGRVVEIDYVHDSVHNLLKRRHGSGITGLPGSFDAVYCAGLFDYLSDKVCARLLMHFASRVGPGGRLLVTNVHANNPGKFGMEHLLEWHLIYRNEAGLSALLPEHATDPLIYVDATGVNVFAEVSIP; the protein is encoded by the coding sequence GTGTATTCACAATCGCAGATCGATCCAGTCGTCAGTTTCCGCAACACCCAGGGTGAGGCGGTGCGCGGCACGATTTTCAACTTGCAGCGCAATTCGCTGGTCATGGAAATCTACAATCCATACTCGATTGTGCAGGTCAGCGAGGTGCTCAATGACGTGACGGTGCGGATGGGGGCGAAAAACGCCTACGTCGGCAAGGCCGTCGTCATCAGCAGCGTCAACACGGGCCTGACCGCCATCGTTTCCGTGACCCTGATCGACGAGTGGCGCGAATTGAGCGACGTGGTCGTCGTCAAGGGCGCCGTATTGAAAGAGTCCAGCGCCTTTGTCGCCGGCTGGGGCGAGCGCTTCCGCATCCGCCGCGACTACCAGATCGTCGTCAACGAAATGCGCGCCTTCCTGTCGGAAGTGGCGCGCTGGGTCGAGCAGGTCGACTTGTCCGACTCGCTGCCGAAGGAAAACGGCCGGCTGCGCCCCGATATCTTCGATGAGCTGGCCTTGCCGCTGATGGAGCAGACCCAGCTTTACTTGCGCCAGCTCGAGGTGGAAGCATCGCTCGTCGAGGAAGAGCGGGCGCCGGCCCACCGCGCCTTCGCCCAGGCGGCGCTGCACCCGCTGATCCTGCGCGCACCGTTCGTCTTCCGCACCTTTACCAAGCCGCTCGGTTACGCGGGCGACTACCAGATGGTCAACCAGCTGCTCGACGACCCGCGCCAGGGCCCGAGCACGTATTTTCAGATCGTCAATGCGGCCTTCCTGCAGGCGGCCGTGGCCACCGCGCACCGCAACCGCATCGATATCCTGACGGAATTCCTGTCGCAAAAGGCGGCCGCAGCGCGCGCCGCCGGGCGTGTGTACAAAGTGCTCAACGTGGGTTGCGGCCCGGCCATCGAGGTGCAGCGTTTTCTCGAGACATGCCCCGATGCGCAATGGCTGGCCTTCGAGCTGGTCGACTTCAGCAGCGAGACCCTGGACTGGACGCGCGCGCGCCTGACCACCATCATGCAGCGCACGGGGAGAGTGGTCGAGATCGATTATGTGCACGACTCCGTGCATAACCTGCTCAAGCGCCGCCATGGCTCGGGCATCACGGGCTTGCCCGGCAGTTTCGACGCCGTGTATTGCGCCGGCCTGTTCGACTACCTGTCCGACAAGGTGTGCGCGCGCCTGCTGATGCACTTCGCCTCGCGCGTGGGGCCGGGCGGACGTTTGCTCGTCACCAATGTGCATGCGAATAATCCGGGCAAATTCGGCATGGAGCATTTGCTCGAATGGCATTTGATCTATCGCAATGAAGCGGGCCTGTCGGCCCTGCTGCCCGAGCACGCGACGGATCCGCTGATCTATGTCGACGCGACGGGCGTGAATGTGTTCGCGGAAGTGAGCATTCCTTGA
- a CDS encoding AraC family transcriptional regulator: MPLNQQSDPSIAAHHQPALVLDYARSRELSVVPLLKGTGLDGGALPSEESQVSAAQYLQLLTNVARGLDSADTSFMLGQQMLPGHYGAASHALLQAQNLRQALTILCDFHTLLCPLLQPRLREAGDMHVLYWVDAFGAPSQLPFLVEMHMTALAAMCRWLAGESLPWRFCFNRARPRHVEQHEVHLGQSLRFDCQVDAMLIDSSLLDKPWPRGNATAAALALRAAALAPVPAASLLGALYDYLLANIRCAPTLERTAQEFGVSPATLKRHLARHGTHFQAELDQVRAHKAIYLFQAHGYDNDAVAAYLGFHDATNFRRSFKRWTGQTPQLLRHALALFVAG, encoded by the coding sequence ATGCCGCTGAACCAGCAAAGCGACCCCAGCATCGCAGCCCATCACCAGCCGGCGCTGGTGCTCGACTACGCGCGCAGCCGCGAGTTGTCCGTGGTGCCGCTGCTCAAGGGCACGGGCCTCGATGGTGGCGCGCTGCCGTCTGAGGAAAGCCAGGTCAGCGCCGCGCAATACCTGCAATTGCTGACCAACGTGGCGCGCGGCCTGGACAGTGCCGACACGAGCTTCATGCTGGGCCAGCAAATGTTGCCCGGCCATTACGGCGCGGCCAGCCATGCCTTGTTGCAGGCGCAGAACCTGCGCCAGGCATTGACCATCCTGTGCGATTTTCATACCTTGCTGTGTCCGCTGCTGCAGCCGCGCTTGCGCGAAGCGGGCGACATGCATGTGCTGTACTGGGTCGACGCGTTCGGCGCGCCGAGCCAGCTGCCTTTTCTCGTGGAAATGCACATGACGGCGCTGGCGGCCATGTGCCGCTGGCTGGCCGGAGAGTCCTTGCCGTGGCGCTTCTGCTTCAACCGCGCGCGGCCCCGTCACGTCGAGCAGCACGAAGTGCACCTGGGGCAGTCCCTGCGTTTCGATTGCCAGGTCGACGCCATGCTCATCGATTCCAGCTTGCTCGACAAACCCTGGCCGCGCGGCAATGCCACGGCGGCCGCGCTGGCCTTGCGCGCGGCGGCCCTGGCGCCAGTACCTGCAGCGAGCCTGCTCGGTGCGCTGTACGATTATCTGCTGGCCAATATCCGCTGCGCGCCAACCCTGGAGCGCACGGCGCAGGAGTTTGGCGTCAGTCCCGCCACTCTGAAACGCCACCTGGCGCGCCATGGCACGCATTTTCAGGCCGAGCTGGACCAGGTGCGCGCGCACAAGGCGATTTATCTGTTCCAGGCACATGGCTACGACAACGACGCCGTGGCCGCCTACCTCGGCTTTCATGATGCCACCAACTTCCGCCGCTCGTTCAAGCGCTGGACCGGGCAAACGCCGCAACTGTTACGTCATGCGCTGGCCTTGTTCGTCGCAGGATGA
- a CDS encoding hybrid sensor histidine kinase/response regulator, whose translation MDSDSRASVLYVDDEALACKYFERAVGPRYRVLTAQSVDAALALLEDEAGQIDVLVTDYRMPDRLGSELLQEVAQRYPHIVCMLVTAYADKDVLLELINGGTLFRLLEKPLDLAAMQTALQLAVQTGRERAARRQGLVAMEESLAFLAHELNTPLAAIANFARGIARRAQADAAPQAEIGEAAALMHDNARYCLSVLASFIDTVRLASAGPGMQGGRRAGSARQLLDALLDSYPLSAAQRAAITVEVGEDFSIAESPNCVALILSSVLANALRSAGEQARPAIGIRIDAGRITVRDNGAGIAPEIVEQLLIDPVSAGGGEGKGWGMVFCHRMMQSFGGNLDIATEFGTSTTVTLNFPVHIRNEHD comes from the coding sequence ATGGACAGCGATAGCCGCGCCAGCGTGCTGTACGTGGACGATGAAGCGCTCGCCTGCAAGTATTTCGAGCGCGCAGTCGGTCCCCGTTACCGCGTATTGACGGCGCAGAGCGTCGATGCGGCGCTGGCCTTGCTGGAAGACGAGGCTGGCCAGATCGACGTGCTCGTCACCGATTACCGCATGCCGGACCGCCTGGGTAGCGAGCTGCTGCAGGAAGTGGCGCAGCGCTATCCGCACATCGTCTGCATGCTGGTGACCGCCTATGCGGACAAGGACGTGCTGCTCGAGCTGATCAATGGCGGCACCTTGTTCCGCCTGCTGGAAAAGCCGCTCGACCTGGCCGCCATGCAAACGGCGCTGCAGCTGGCCGTGCAGACGGGCCGCGAACGGGCCGCGCGCCGCCAGGGCCTGGTGGCGATGGAGGAATCGCTGGCTTTCCTCGCACATGAATTGAATACGCCGCTGGCGGCCATTGCCAATTTTGCGCGCGGCATCGCGCGGCGCGCGCAGGCGGACGCCGCGCCGCAGGCCGAGATCGGCGAAGCGGCCGCCTTGATGCACGACAATGCGCGCTATTGCCTGTCCGTCCTGGCCAGCTTTATCGACACGGTGCGCCTGGCCAGTGCCGGGCCCGGCATGCAGGGCGGACGCCGCGCCGGCAGCGCGCGCCAGCTGCTGGACGCCTTGCTCGACAGTTATCCCTTGAGCGCGGCCCAGCGCGCCGCCATCACGGTCGAAGTGGGCGAAGATTTTTCCATAGCCGAGTCGCCCAATTGCGTCGCGCTGATATTATCGTCCGTGCTGGCGAATGCCTTGCGTTCGGCAGGCGAGCAAGCCCGGCCTGCGATCGGCATCCGCATCGATGCCGGCCGCATCACGGTGCGCGACAATGGCGCCGGCATCGCCCCCGAGATTGTGGAACAGCTGTTGATCGACCCCGTCAGTGCCGGCGGCGGCGAAGGCAAGGGCTGGGGCATGGTGTTTTGCCACCGCATGATGCAGTCGTTCGGCGGCAACCTCGATATCGCCACCGAGTTTGGCACGTCCACCACGGTAACCCTGAATTTTCCAGTACATATAAGGAACGAGCATGATTGA
- a CDS encoding GGDEF domain-containing protein, whose translation MLPLHRNSLIAAALALPLFLFLYATLGHPKPIAIWKWMDIVCEGGTAVMAGIWFLFTLSSRPRGLVTSLIAGGLCAIMLGSWADCLDEFFAVDKSAVWDNWLEGLIPFGMLLVTIGMYYWRQEQFRLNEHLQKRERLFRDHRAFDRITQLADASYLRTQMRLEQERRPGLDCALVLLDIDSFHLINREYGHREGDRVLQAVGHMLLLNLRNDDLLCRYAGDRFAVLMPGVSREDGAVKARHLCAMVGQMRHHANDNREIRLSLRHACSLTDGVPEVVLAELSRAVETPGRSTGPRAGTAAPA comes from the coding sequence ATGCTGCCATTGCACCGTAACAGCCTGATTGCCGCCGCACTGGCCTTGCCCCTGTTCTTGTTCCTGTACGCCACGTTAGGGCACCCTAAACCGATCGCCATCTGGAAGTGGATGGATATCGTCTGCGAAGGCGGCACGGCCGTCATGGCGGGCATCTGGTTTTTGTTTACCCTCAGCAGCCGCCCGCGCGGGCTGGTGACGAGCCTGATCGCCGGCGGCCTGTGCGCCATCATGCTGGGCTCCTGGGCTGATTGCCTCGACGAATTCTTCGCCGTCGACAAGAGTGCCGTGTGGGATAACTGGCTCGAAGGCTTGATTCCGTTTGGCATGCTGCTGGTAACAATCGGCATGTATTACTGGCGCCAGGAACAGTTCCGCCTGAACGAGCACCTGCAAAAGCGCGAGCGCCTGTTTCGCGACCACCGCGCCTTCGACCGCATCACGCAGTTGGCCGACGCCAGCTACCTGCGCACGCAGATGCGCCTGGAACAGGAGCGCCGGCCCGGCCTCGATTGCGCGCTGGTCTTGCTCGATATCGATAGTTTTCACCTGATTAACCGCGAATACGGCCACCGCGAAGGCGACCGCGTGCTGCAAGCCGTGGGCCACATGCTGCTGCTGAACCTGCGCAATGACGATTTGCTGTGCCGCTATGCGGGTGACCGCTTCGCCGTGCTGATGCCGGGCGTGTCGCGCGAGGATGGAGCCGTGAAGGCGCGCCACCTGTGCGCCATGGTGGGGCAGATGCGCCACCACGCCAACGACAACCGTGAAATCCGCTTGAGCCTGCGCCATGCCTGCTCGCTCACCGATGGCGTGCCGGAAGTGGTGCTGGCCGAGCTGAGCCGTGCCGTGGAAACGCCGGGCCGGAGCACCGGTCCCCGGGCCGGCACCGCCGCGCCTGCCTGA
- a CDS encoding TonB-dependent receptor has protein sequence MHTSTPSPLRLTALALGIMAVFSGQSHAQDADGQPAATVVVSGQRASLRNAIAAQEKADNIISVISSDDIGGLPDKNAAEALARLPGVSVQRDQGEGRYITVRGLGPDLNAVTINGALVPSPEAGRRAVALDILPAGLIRTLEVSKTLLPEMDANSLGATVEVKSLSAFDLPGKLLSANVGASYDEKTGKTSPSGGALWAQRFLGGKLGVAAGLSAEKRSFGSDDVETGGAWSKGKLSSLELRDYLPVRKRGALAVNLDYRPEAGNSWFLRSFVSEFSDNEVRDRLTISNIAGGSLAEDQTASARAERRIRQRKYTQQVRSLVLGTQQKSGEWTLDVKGGMSRATEDTPESLNDGRFRGLSNFAGISFTDTQEPKLSGPASLYDPASYALNAITLQKRYSKDNEHHARIDLARKFDIATLKFGAKVSRREKTNDTDQWAYNSSKASSGNYWGAGSTSMSNFVQGHTLDYDLGNIGVALDPALIRARVAGLDRAKARLATESIINDYRMHEDINAMYVQNSYDFDAWHILGGVRAERTSFEAAGSQVDSAGVATPLTRERSYTNWLPNLQTRYDVDQKTSVRAAWTQAVVRANFSQLAPGISLASNTEAVIGNPDLKPLKANNLDLGIERVLGNDGVMSAYGFYKDIKNFTYTTNLAGTGQWTGYTTATSYANGDAAKVKGIELAYMQPLRMLPAPFNKFLVGVNGTLSTSSAQIGRFDKATNKQLNRDIRLPGQSNQVMNLMLGYETGPVSARLALNYKSPYLLEMGNDILDQSQDHIVASQKQLDFSLSYQINKQFQVLFEAANLNNEKYYVYQGTKQYNVQNEQYGRTFKVSLKASAF, from the coding sequence ATGCACACTTCGACTCCCTCCCCGCTGCGCCTGACGGCCCTGGCCCTCGGCATCATGGCCGTCTTCAGCGGTCAAAGCCATGCGCAAGATGCAGACGGCCAGCCGGCCGCCACCGTGGTCGTCAGCGGCCAGCGCGCCAGCCTGCGCAACGCCATCGCGGCACAAGAGAAAGCCGACAACATCATCAGCGTCATCAGCAGCGACGATATCGGCGGCTTGCCCGATAAAAACGCGGCCGAAGCACTGGCCCGCTTGCCGGGCGTGTCCGTGCAGCGCGACCAGGGCGAAGGCCGCTACATCACGGTGCGCGGCCTGGGCCCGGACTTGAACGCCGTCACCATCAACGGCGCCCTCGTGCCGTCGCCGGAAGCGGGCCGCCGCGCCGTGGCGCTCGACATCCTGCCTGCCGGCCTGATCCGCACCTTGGAAGTCTCGAAGACTTTGCTGCCGGAAATGGACGCCAACTCGCTGGGCGCCACGGTCGAAGTGAAATCGCTGTCCGCCTTCGACTTGCCGGGCAAGCTGCTGTCGGCCAACGTGGGCGCCAGCTACGATGAAAAGACGGGCAAGACCAGCCCCAGCGGCGGCGCCCTGTGGGCCCAGCGCTTCCTCGGAGGCAAGCTGGGCGTGGCCGCCGGCCTGAGCGCGGAAAAGCGCTCGTTCGGCTCCGATGACGTGGAAACGGGCGGCGCCTGGAGCAAGGGGAAATTGTCCAGCCTGGAATTGCGCGACTACCTGCCCGTGCGCAAGCGCGGCGCCCTGGCCGTCAACCTCGACTACCGCCCCGAAGCGGGCAACAGCTGGTTCTTGCGCTCGTTCGTCAGCGAATTTTCCGACAATGAAGTGCGTGACCGCCTGACCATCAGCAATATCGCGGGCGGCAGCCTGGCCGAAGACCAGACGGCCAGCGCGCGCGCCGAGCGCCGCATCCGCCAGCGCAAGTACACGCAGCAAGTGCGCTCGCTCGTGCTGGGCACGCAACAGAAATCGGGCGAATGGACCCTGGACGTCAAAGGAGGCATGAGCCGCGCCACGGAAGACACGCCGGAATCCTTGAACGATGGCCGTTTCCGCGGCCTCAGCAATTTCGCCGGCATCAGCTTTACGGATACGCAGGAGCCGAAACTGAGCGGCCCCGCCTCGCTGTACGACCCGGCCAGCTACGCGCTCAACGCCATCACCCTGCAAAAGCGCTACTCGAAGGACAATGAACACCACGCACGCATCGACCTGGCGCGCAAGTTCGACATCGCCACGCTGAAATTCGGCGCGAAGGTCAGCCGCCGCGAAAAGACCAATGACACGGATCAATGGGCGTATAACAGCAGCAAGGCCAGCAGCGGCAATTACTGGGGCGCCGGTTCCACGTCGATGAGCAATTTCGTGCAGGGCCATACCCTCGACTATGATCTGGGCAACATCGGCGTGGCACTGGATCCGGCCCTGATACGCGCCCGCGTGGCGGGACTGGACCGCGCCAAGGCGCGCCTGGCCACGGAATCGATCATCAATGACTACCGCATGCATGAAGACATCAACGCCATGTATGTGCAGAACAGCTACGACTTCGACGCCTGGCACATCCTCGGCGGCGTGCGTGCCGAGCGTACCAGCTTTGAAGCGGCCGGTTCGCAAGTGGACAGCGCCGGCGTGGCAACGCCCTTGACGCGCGAGCGTTCGTACACCAACTGGCTGCCCAACCTGCAAACCCGTTATGACGTCGATCAAAAGACCAGCGTGCGGGCCGCCTGGACGCAAGCCGTCGTGCGCGCCAACTTCAGCCAGCTGGCGCCGGGCATCAGCCTGGCCAGCAATACGGAAGCCGTGATCGGCAACCCGGACTTGAAACCGTTGAAGGCGAACAATCTGGACCTCGGTATCGAGAGGGTGCTGGGCAACGACGGCGTGATGTCGGCCTACGGCTTCTACAAGGACATCAAGAATTTCACCTACACGACGAACCTGGCCGGCACGGGCCAGTGGACGGGTTACACGACGGCGACATCGTATGCGAATGGCGACGCGGCGAAAGTGAAAGGCATCGAACTGGCCTATATGCAGCCGCTGCGCATGCTGCCTGCACCGTTCAACAAGTTTCTCGTCGGCGTGAACGGCACCCTGAGCACGTCGAGCGCGCAAATCGGCCGTTTCGACAAGGCGACGAACAAGCAGCTCAACCGCGACATCCGCCTGCCGGGCCAGTCGAACCAGGTAATGAACTTGATGCTGGGCTATGAAACGGGGCCTGTCAGCGCCCGCCTGGCCCTCAACTACAAGTCGCCGTATCTGCTGGAAATGGGTAACGATATCCTCGACCAAAGCCAGGACCATATCGTCGCCAGCCAGAAGCAGCTTGATTTTTCGCTGTCGTACCAGATCAACAAACAGTTCCAGGTACTGTTCGAAGCGGCGAACCTGAACAACGAGAAATACTATGTCTACCAGGGCACGAAGCAATACAACGTGCAGAACGAACAATACGGCCGCACTTTCAAAGTGAGCTTGAAAGCCAGCGCCTTCTGA
- a CDS encoding HAMP domain-containing sensor histidine kinase, protein MDTPGLHAGYTAVLRDFRLEFSRGGAYTGIVLILLGMGLDSALYPDKQSAFTSARIVVSVLIFCVVLAMRTRWAQDRIQGLTFVWLILPQIMIAWMIAITEGATSIYYVGMTLAIYSSGIVLAFGLWQNMVFGAISCLLYVGACAWHAGGFDLPGTFVVNCLFLIMSASISAVFTYFNERARFMLFQLKAEVAQKNTQLEETNKSLADIKGQMLQQEKMAAIGTLAAGMLHEVNNPVNFCMMAIEVAIEDPIAKQSALVSECLADAKQGMLRVQHIVSDLKTFAYRKSGNQLETGHFQFRSALDAAIRLVGHETKNVSISHDLPVDTLVRGDEAAIVGVLINLLGNAVLSMRKGNAPPFEIRITAHWDDKRLRISVRDNGPGIAPENLARVFEPFFTTREVGQGLGLGLSISYGVIERHGGTLSAESELGKWASMNFDLQRSDWEGR, encoded by the coding sequence ATGGATACCCCAGGCCTGCACGCCGGCTACACGGCCGTTTTGCGCGACTTCCGCCTGGAATTCAGCCGCGGCGGGGCGTACACGGGCATCGTGCTGATCCTGCTGGGCATGGGCCTCGATTCGGCCCTGTATCCGGACAAGCAGTCGGCGTTTACGAGCGCGCGCATCGTCGTCTCCGTGCTGATCTTCTGCGTCGTGCTGGCCATGCGCACGCGCTGGGCGCAAGACCGCATCCAGGGGCTGACGTTTGTCTGGCTGATCCTGCCGCAAATCATGATCGCCTGGATGATCGCCATCACGGAAGGCGCCACCTCGATCTATTATGTGGGCATGACCCTGGCCATCTATTCGTCGGGCATCGTGCTCGCTTTCGGCTTGTGGCAAAACATGGTCTTCGGCGCCATCTCCTGCCTGCTGTACGTGGGCGCCTGCGCCTGGCATGCGGGCGGCTTCGACTTGCCGGGCACGTTTGTCGTCAACTGCCTGTTCCTCATCATGTCGGCCAGCATCAGCGCCGTGTTTACGTATTTCAACGAGCGCGCCCGCTTCATGCTGTTCCAGTTGAAGGCGGAAGTGGCGCAAAAGAACACGCAGCTGGAAGAAACCAACAAAAGCCTGGCCGATATCAAGGGGCAGATGCTGCAGCAGGAGAAAATGGCCGCCATCGGCACCCTGGCCGCTGGCATGCTGCATGAAGTCAATAACCCCGTGAATTTCTGCATGATGGCCATCGAAGTGGCCATCGAAGACCCGATCGCCAAGCAAAGCGCGCTGGTCAGCGAATGCCTGGCCGACGCCAAGCAGGGCATGCTCCGCGTGCAGCACATCGTGTCTGACTTGAAGACCTTTGCCTACCGCAAGAGCGGCAACCAGCTGGAAACGGGACACTTCCAGTTCCGCAGCGCGCTCGACGCGGCCATCCGCCTGGTGGGCCATGAAACGAAGAATGTCAGCATCAGCCACGACTTGCCGGTCGACACCCTGGTGCGCGGCGACGAGGCGGCCATCGTGGGCGTGCTGATCAACTTGCTGGGCAATGCCGTGCTGTCCATGCGCAAGGGTAATGCGCCGCCGTTCGAGATCCGCATCACTGCCCATTGGGATGACAAGCGCCTGCGCATCAGCGTGCGCGACAACGGTCCCGGCATCGCCCCGGAAAACCTGGCGCGTGTGTTCGAGCCGTTCTTTACCACGCGCGAAGTGGGGCAGGGACTGGGCTTGGGCCTGAGCATCAGCTATGGCGTGATCGAGCGCCACGGCGGAACATTGAGCGCCGAAAGCGAGCTGGGCAAATGGGCCAGCATGAATTTCGACTTGCAGCGCTCCGATTGGGAGGGCCGCTAG
- a CDS encoding response regulator: protein MIDANLRLPAQREPAQGLPTILYVDDEANALKYFQRAIAPLADVLTATSVEEGKRILDEQADRIAVLVSDQRMPGAYGNELLSYAWDRHPHIVRILTTAYSELEHTVEAVNQGQIHRYIQKPWDIAALRMELKQALELARLRNEHAQLLREKLMVRQRQAVANRIGTLYALCASLAGPEQQLPVEAYLSAALTAGVTPPEPDWLLMDYADLVSSEAFRGTAFAAAVRQQLDTLEREHPGRGVEQAIDMLLPVFGAALQNQGGTALFLDGRLLTEFLETPTTTPVSAIHAFWLASLLWLARRGWSLQLSKTESGLQGKVVQAEPALTPDHLAAWIEQF from the coding sequence ATGATTGACGCCAATCTGCGTTTACCGGCTCAGCGTGAGCCGGCGCAAGGCTTGCCGACGATACTCTATGTCGATGACGAGGCCAACGCCCTCAAATACTTCCAGCGCGCCATTGCGCCGCTGGCCGACGTGCTGACGGCCACCTCGGTCGAGGAGGGCAAGCGCATCCTCGACGAGCAGGCCGACCGCATCGCCGTGCTGGTGTCGGATCAGCGCATGCCTGGCGCCTACGGCAACGAGCTGCTGTCGTACGCCTGGGATCGCCATCCGCACATCGTGCGCATTCTGACCACCGCGTATTCCGAACTCGAGCACACGGTGGAAGCCGTCAACCAGGGGCAGATCCACCGCTACATCCAGAAGCCGTGGGATATCGCGGCCCTGCGCATGGAGCTCAAGCAGGCGCTGGAACTGGCGCGCTTGCGCAATGAACACGCCCAGTTGCTGCGCGAAAAGCTGATGGTGCGCCAGCGGCAAGCCGTTGCCAACCGCATCGGCACCCTGTATGCCCTGTGCGCCAGCCTGGCCGGTCCGGAACAGCAACTGCCCGTGGAAGCGTATCTGTCGGCGGCCCTGACGGCCGGCGTCACGCCGCCCGAGCCGGACTGGCTGCTGATGGATTATGCCGACCTGGTCAGTTCGGAAGCGTTCCGCGGCACGGCCTTTGCCGCCGCCGTGCGCCAGCAGCTCGACACGCTCGAGCGCGAACATCCGGGGCGTGGCGTGGAGCAGGCGATCGACATGCTGCTGCCCGTGTTTGGCGCGGCGCTGCAAAACCAGGGCGGCACGGCGCTGTTCCTCGATGGACGGCTGCTGACGGAATTCCTGGAAACGCCGACCACCACGCCCGTTTCAGCCATCCACGCGTTCTGGCTGGCCAGCTTGCTGTGGCTGGCGCGGCGCGGCTGGTCCCTGCAGTTGAGCAAGACGGAATCGGGCTTGCAGGGCAAGGTAGTGCAGGCTGAACCGGCGCTTACGCCAGACCACCTGGCCGCCTGGATCGAGCAGTTCTGA
- a CDS encoding SRPBCC family protein, with protein MIKKTLLLIVVVVAAILGYATTKPDTFSVQREITIKAPPEKIAALITDFHYWAAWSPWEKLDPAMRRTFTGPANGLGAQYAWQGNDKVGAGRMEITEAAQPERTVIKLDFLKPFESHNTTTLTMTPEGDGTKVNWTMTGPSPYVSKVMTVFVSMDRMIGKDFEKGLNNLKAAAER; from the coding sequence ATGATCAAAAAAACCCTGCTGCTGATCGTCGTCGTCGTCGCCGCCATCCTCGGCTATGCCACCACCAAGCCCGACACTTTCAGTGTCCAGCGCGAAATCACCATCAAGGCCCCGCCCGAGAAAATCGCCGCCCTGATCACGGACTTCCATTACTGGGCTGCCTGGTCGCCGTGGGAAAAGCTCGATCCGGCCATGCGCCGCACGTTTACGGGCCCGGCCAATGGCCTGGGCGCGCAATATGCGTGGCAAGGCAATGACAAGGTGGGCGCCGGCCGCATGGAAATCACGGAAGCGGCCCAGCCCGAACGCACCGTCATCAAGCTGGACTTCCTCAAACCCTTCGAAAGCCACAATACCACCACGCTTACCATGACGCCCGAAGGCGACGGCACCAAGGTGAACTGGACCATGACGGGCCCCAGCCCTTACGTCAGCAAGGTCATGACGGTCTTCGTCAGCATGGACAGGATGATCGGCAAGGATTTTGAAAAAGGCTTGAACAACCTGAAGGCGGCCGCGGAACGCTAA